In one window of Bizionia sp. M204 DNA:
- a CDS encoding peptide chain release factor 3 — protein MSFTSEINRRRTFGIISHPDAGKTTLTEKLLLFGGAIQEAGAVKSNKIKKGATSDFMEIERQRGISVATSVLAFEYDGIKINILDTPGHKDFAEDTFRTLTAVDSVIVVIDVAKGVEEQTEKLVEVCRMRNIPMIVFINKMDREGKDAFDLLDEVEQKLGLSVVPLSFPIGMGYDFKGIYNLWEKNINLFSGDSRKDIEETIEISDLQSSEIDKLIGEKAANTLREEVELVEGIYPTFDRDSYLSGQQQPVFFGSALNNFGVRELLDCFVEIAPKPRPKQSEERLVKPAEKNFTGFVFKIHANMDPNHRDRLAFIKIVSGKFERNKPYLHVRNNKKLKFSSPNAFFAEKKEIVDTSYPGDIVGLHDTGNFKIGDTLTEGEIINYKGVPSFSPEHFRYINNADPLKSKQLYKGIDQLMDEGVAQLFTLELNGRKVIGTVGALQYEVIQYRLEHEYGAKCTYENLNVHKACWVEAKDKKSDEYKEFIRVKQRFLAKDKQDQLVFLADSPFSLQMTQQKYPNIKFHFTSEY, from the coding sequence ATGAGTTTTACATCAGAGATAAACAGACGACGTACTTTTGGTATTATTTCGCATCCAGATGCCGGAAAAACCACCTTAACCGAAAAATTATTATTATTTGGTGGTGCTATTCAAGAAGCAGGTGCTGTAAAAAGCAACAAGATTAAAAAAGGTGCAACTAGTGATTTTATGGAAATTGAACGCCAACGTGGAATATCTGTTGCAACTTCCGTTTTGGCTTTTGAATATGATGGTATTAAAATTAATATTTTAGATACACCTGGACACAAGGATTTTGCGGAAGATACCTTTAGAACTTTAACCGCTGTGGATAGTGTAATTGTGGTGATTGATGTGGCCAAAGGTGTGGAGGAACAGACGGAAAAATTAGTTGAAGTTTGCCGAATGCGTAATATTCCTATGATTGTTTTCATCAACAAAATGGATCGTGAAGGTAAAGATGCTTTCGATTTATTAGATGAAGTTGAACAGAAATTAGGCTTAAGTGTGGTACCTTTAAGCTTTCCTATAGGAATGGGTTATGACTTTAAGGGTATTTACAATTTATGGGAAAAGAATATCAACCTATTTAGTGGTGATAGTCGAAAAGATATTGAAGAAACAATTGAAATTTCTGATTTACAATCTAGTGAAATAGATAAACTAATTGGTGAAAAAGCTGCTAACACCCTTCGAGAAGAAGTGGAATTAGTGGAAGGTATTTACCCAACTTTTGATAGAGACAGTTATTTAAGCGGGCAGCAACAACCTGTATTTTTTGGTTCTGCTTTAAATAATTTTGGTGTAAGAGAATTGTTGGATTGCTTCGTAGAAATTGCACCAAAACCAAGACCAAAACAAAGCGAAGAACGCCTAGTTAAACCTGCCGAAAAGAATTTTACCGGTTTCGTATTTAAAATTCATGCCAATATGGATCCGAATCATCGAGACCGTTTAGCATTTATTAAAATTGTTTCTGGAAAATTTGAGCGTAATAAGCCCTATTTACATGTTAGAAATAACAAGAAATTAAAATTTTCAAGTCCAAATGCTTTTTTTGCCGAAAAGAAAGAAATTGTAGATACCTCTTATCCTGGAGATATTGTAGGATTGCATGATACTGGTAATTTTAAAATTGGTGATACCTTGACTGAAGGTGAAATTATAAACTACAAAGGTGTGCCAAGTTTTAGTCCAGAACATTTTAGATATATTAATAATGCCGATCCATTAAAATCTAAACAATTATACAAAGGAATTGATCAATTAATGGATGAAGGCGTTGCGCAATTATTTACGTTAGAACTTAACGGCCGAAAAGTAATTGGAACTGTTGGTGCTTTACAGTATGAGGTTATTCAATACCGTTTAGAGCATGAATATGGCGCTAAATGTACCTATGAAAACCTGAACGTTCATAAGGCCTGTTGGGTTGAGGCCAAGGATAAAAAAAGTGATGAATACAAAGAATTCATTCGTGTGAAACAACGCTTTCTAGCCAAAGACAAACAAGATCAGTTAGTATTTTTAGCGGATTCGCCATTCTCTTTACAGATGACCCAGCAGAAATATCCGAACATTAAATTCCACTTTACATCTGAATATTAG
- a CDS encoding (4Fe-4S)-binding protein, with product MRTKDQFFSNKNITVTYSPTRCINAERCAQELSSVFRQSVIPWIDLEGDSDENIISQVKKCPSGALQFSLNKKQAS from the coding sequence ATGAGAACTAAAGACCAGTTTTTCAGTAATAAGAATATTACTGTAACCTACAGTCCAACTAGATGCATAAATGCGGAGCGTTGTGCACAAGAGCTTTCTAGTGTATTTAGGCAGAGCGTAATACCTTGGATAGACTTGGAAGGGGACAGTGATGAGAATATTATTAGCCAAGTAAAGAAGTGCCCTTCCGGTGCTTTACAATTTTCCCTAAACAAAAAGCAGGCATCTTAA
- a CDS encoding DUF3467 domain-containing protein has product MSDNPNQKKQGQINIEIDEKVAEGTYSNLAIINHSVSEFVVDFVSVMPGTPKSKVKSRIILTPQHAKRLLKALGENVTRFENAHGEIKDYEQPPIPLNFGPTGQA; this is encoded by the coding sequence ATGAGTGATAATCCAAATCAGAAAAAACAAGGACAGATAAATATTGAAATTGATGAGAAAGTAGCAGAAGGGACTTATTCCAATCTAGCTATAATTAATCATTCCGTTTCGGAATTTGTAGTAGATTTTGTTAGCGTTATGCCAGGTACACCTAAAAGTAAGGTGAAATCTCGTATTATTTTAACTCCACAACATGCCAAGCGTTTATTGAAAGCTTTAGGCGAAAACGTGACGCGTTTTGAAAATGCCCATGGTGAAATCAAAGATTACGAGCAACCTCCAATTCCTCTTAATTTTGGTCCTACGGGTCAAGCTTAA